Proteins encoded within one genomic window of Rossellomorea vietnamensis:
- a CDS encoding IDEAL domain-containing protein translates to MESKKSYTEMMKAAAMTRKKAAERSVMEIYIDMVLHESILMTQKSKLLIDIDAALDTKDKALFMKLSKELNELNVSYG, encoded by the coding sequence ATGGAAAGCAAAAAGTCCTATACAGAAATGATGAAAGCCGCTGCCATGACCCGGAAGAAAGCCGCTGAAAGAAGCGTAATGGAAATTTATATCGATATGGTCCTGCATGAAAGCATCTTAATGACACAGAAATCCAAGCTCTTAATTGACATTGATGCCGCCCTGGATACTAAGGATAAAGCACTGTTCATGAAATTATCAAAGGAATTAAATGAATTGAACGTAAGTTACGGATAA
- a CDS encoding HD-GYP domain-containing protein: protein MEIFQQFQRTIIKNYLLGSFIAVFGVGSVFIFQTLSLKEDEFISMGSIIFLSIVTMFGFEFLVYRKHIRPMKDVYIRKDPSIDLEVLVTAYNQAERFPLLTVKRILLPHFLGLSVPSTLLTVVFIHEGTLSIPYSYILYAWFGAFLVAILHALIEFFLTFKACHHLQVDLIRKSRTWYGVDPSNQSTLFISLKQKILAASLFLALFPILLFSLASQIRLSIADSTLLVDYWKWAGILVLIITVLAFYGAILIFKNIEGPVMELVNRFEKVEQGHVAPSLNTYTDEFSHLFSGFNHMVEAINLRDQKNQLLLDQFFAVVAGTLDARDPYTAGHSKRVAEYSVLIARQCKWSLEEIDLLNKSALLHDIGKIGIRDDVLLKEGRLTDEEFDQIKRHPAIGEEIVKGVQLTEELLPILPGIRHHHERIDGFGYPDRLKGDEIPVFGRLIAVADAFDAMTSDRPYRKGMPYEKAFSILKEGRGTQWDKEFVDAFLKRMELDAGNIRETG from the coding sequence TTGGAGATATTTCAGCAATTTCAGCGTACCATCATCAAAAATTATCTTTTAGGCAGTTTCATAGCCGTGTTCGGTGTCGGCTCTGTGTTCATATTTCAAACCCTTTCCCTTAAGGAGGATGAATTCATTTCAATGGGCAGCATCATCTTCCTCTCGATTGTCACAATGTTCGGATTTGAATTTCTCGTCTATAGGAAGCATATTCGTCCAATGAAAGATGTTTATATCAGGAAAGACCCTTCCATCGATTTGGAAGTCCTCGTTACCGCTTATAATCAAGCAGAAAGATTTCCGCTTTTAACCGTTAAACGGATCCTGTTGCCCCACTTCCTGGGGCTTTCAGTACCGTCGACTTTGCTGACAGTCGTATTCATCCATGAAGGCACCCTTTCCATTCCGTACTCGTATATCCTTTACGCATGGTTCGGGGCTTTTCTAGTGGCGATCCTTCATGCGTTGATCGAATTTTTCTTAACATTCAAAGCTTGTCACCATCTGCAAGTAGATTTGATCCGGAAGTCGAGGACATGGTATGGGGTCGATCCTTCCAACCAGTCCACTTTATTTATCAGTTTAAAACAAAAGATACTGGCCGCATCGTTATTCCTTGCCCTGTTTCCGATCCTGCTGTTTTCACTCGCGTCTCAGATCCGCTTATCCATCGCGGACTCTACTCTTTTAGTGGACTACTGGAAATGGGCAGGCATCCTTGTCCTCATCATTACGGTCCTTGCCTTCTACGGGGCGATCCTTATTTTCAAAAATATTGAAGGACCCGTAATGGAATTGGTCAACCGTTTTGAAAAGGTGGAACAGGGGCATGTTGCACCCTCTCTCAATACGTATACGGACGAGTTCTCCCACCTCTTTTCAGGATTTAACCACATGGTGGAAGCCATCAATCTCCGTGACCAGAAGAACCAGCTGCTTCTAGACCAATTTTTTGCAGTGGTGGCAGGCACTTTGGACGCACGTGATCCTTACACTGCAGGGCATAGTAAGCGTGTGGCGGAATATTCCGTTCTGATTGCCAGACAGTGTAAATGGTCTCTGGAGGAAATCGATTTACTCAATAAGTCGGCACTGCTTCATGACATCGGAAAGATCGGGATCAGGGATGACGTGCTTTTAAAAGAAGGTCGATTGACCGATGAAGAATTTGATCAGATCAAACGGCACCCTGCAATCGGTGAAGAAATCGTCAAAGGGGTTCAGTTGACGGAAGAACTCCTGCCCATCTTACCCGGGATTAGGCATCACCACGAGAGGATCGATGGCTTCGGTTATCCTGACCGGTTAAAAGGCGACGAAATACCCGTATTCGGACGATTGATCGCTGTCGCAGATGCCTTTGACGCCATGACGTCTGACCGTCCTTACCGTAAAGGGATGCCTTATGAGAAGGCATTCTCCATCTTGAAAGAAGGCAGGGGGACACAGTGGGACAAGGAATTTGTAGATGCTTTCCTTAAGAGGATGGAACTCGATGCGGGGAACATAAGGGAGACAGGGTGA
- a CDS encoding ABC transporter ATP-binding protein, translated as MSILETKNLSITFGGHTAVDNVTFSVPDKEFKSIIGPNGAGKTTLFNLLSGQLKPSSGDVYLKGKKITRLSPTKRARLGIGRSFQMTNVFPNLTVLENVRLAVQSKQGIRYVMHRNINAFSDVLSESHELLKLVMLSNKADSLAVNLAHGEKRKLEIAMLLALDTEILLLDEPTAGMSLEEVPQILEVIHAIKSQGTKTIVLIEHKMDMIMDLSDSIMVLFNGRLLADDHPKEIMKNEQVQSAYLGGLYDEHTA; from the coding sequence TTGAGCATTTTAGAAACCAAGAACTTAAGTATCACATTCGGGGGCCATACAGCTGTGGACAATGTGACGTTTTCTGTACCGGATAAAGAATTCAAATCCATCATAGGGCCGAATGGTGCCGGCAAAACGACACTCTTCAATCTATTAAGCGGCCAATTAAAGCCATCGAGTGGAGATGTATATTTAAAAGGAAAGAAAATCACCAGGCTGTCCCCGACAAAACGTGCCCGACTAGGCATCGGCCGTTCCTTTCAAATGACGAATGTGTTTCCGAACTTAACGGTGTTGGAGAATGTGAGATTGGCCGTACAGTCCAAACAAGGAATCCGGTATGTGATGCACAGGAATATAAACGCATTCAGCGACGTGCTGAGTGAATCCCATGAATTACTGAAACTCGTCATGCTTTCGAATAAAGCCGACTCCCTTGCTGTAAATCTTGCACATGGGGAAAAAAGAAAACTTGAAATTGCCATGCTCCTTGCACTGGATACGGAAATCCTATTATTGGATGAACCGACGGCAGGGATGTCCCTGGAGGAAGTACCGCAGATTCTGGAAGTGATTCATGCCATTAAATCTCAAGGAACAAAAACGATTGTCCTCATAGAGCACAAAATGGATATGATCATGGATTTATCAGACAGCATCATGGTGTTATTCAATGGGCGATTGCTTGCCGATGATCATCCGAAAGAAATCATGAAAAATGAGCAGGTGCAATCAGCCTATTTAGGGGGACTATATGATGAGCACACTGCTTAA
- the lepB gene encoding signal peptidase I, producing MREEVKREGLEWIKALGIGLIIFIIIRTFLFSNYVVEGESMMPTLQDGNKLVVNKIGYHIGELDRFDVVVFHANEKEDYVKRIIGLPGDKIVYKDDKLYVNGEYYPEPYLEKFKQEYIGSKLTGDFTLQEITGEKTVPKGKIFVLGDNRRGSMDSRYFGFVDREQIVGKVDLRYWPINEWDVQFRK from the coding sequence TTGAGAGAAGAGGTAAAAAGAGAAGGACTTGAATGGATCAAAGCCTTGGGAATTGGATTAATCATATTCATCATCATTCGAACCTTTCTCTTCTCCAACTATGTGGTGGAAGGCGAATCGATGATGCCGACACTGCAGGATGGAAATAAACTGGTTGTCAATAAAATCGGCTATCATATAGGAGAACTGGACCGCTTTGATGTAGTGGTGTTCCATGCAAATGAAAAAGAAGATTATGTGAAGAGGATCATTGGTTTGCCTGGTGATAAAATCGTATACAAAGATGACAAACTTTATGTGAATGGGGAGTACTATCCAGAACCCTATTTAGAAAAATTCAAGCAGGAGTACATCGGCAGTAAGCTGACGGGTGACTTTACCCTGCAGGAAATCACAGGTGAAAAAACAGTTCCTAAAGGTAAGATCTTCGTTCTCGGGGACAATCGCCGGGGAAGTATGGATAGCCGCTATTTCGGATTTGTGGACCGTGAGCAGATTGTCGGGAAAGTGGACCTTCGCTATTGGCCGATCAATGAATGGGATGTACAGTTTAGAAAATAG
- a CDS encoding BTAD domain-containing putative transcriptional regulator, whose protein sequence is MKKMRTVTDYKLVIVHSGAGYGKSTAISQFLQDVQPEYCWYSITQTDDGLIPFVTNIVYGIQKQIPHFGEELREMLRSMGQYMKEDDIHRLSALFINECMKIPRSFTIIVDDYHLVDHSFLINQWMEKVIEHLPGNIHFFLSTRTKPAWSSFIQLKISGQLMEISESDLCLRKEEVELLLTGFHETLIPESQLDAIYDLTEGWVIAVSMIHSQLKENPDILTVEKQHSSLEELFHYLAQEVLSKQTPIVQQFLKQISILDEINGNTCEVIFDLPGSEQMLKQLSEKNALLQEMKGSHHFRLHALFQTFLERRLKEESPGLYKELHLKCARFFEGIGKWEKAIFHYLKMGNIEAVSTILAKEAEGMMKGGQLETLGDYLKGIPDHVKDQHHSLWFYQGEFFRYRSFYEKAEKAYTRGVELTYNDPIMLSKAYEGIGRIYLDTIQPGKAQRFLLKAIECLEAGEQEYVEEKNHLYVLTAENLVNSGKAIQAKLWYDKGKRNGFMKEEGNLEARMLLRTGKLQEAKQVLLYKEGEDQLPQSHREKELLLSLIQSFMGNGNEAKSLAQHGISQGIKGKSPFVEACGWIRMGHAVQLISDYDTSLAKNCYETSLELMSQINVSRGKAEPFMGLSILYARMGEFQRAEELAEEALHETEKVEDMWLYSLILLSMGITGFYREEWGEARTCFDRAERQFDSCGDRYGKTMTKLWKSAVAYKTDDTALFMESMTSCLNEVQTGEYEFIFFKPTTFGPKDLQSLVPLIVKAYQAGIHAPYCHQLLTRLGYDSIPSHPGYSIKVQTLGRFEIQLGDQRVMEKQWQREKAKELFQYLLIHGKQLKRKEEIIEELWPEGSGSDRDFKVALNALNNVLEPNRQARGKAFFIGRHQEGYGLNPSANIEYDAEQFTGWIMEGLKENDVEKSIQYLERGFHYYKGEFLPDRKGMWWTGKERERLQLLYLRGMEKRAQLAVRAEKVDEALDYCFSIIDHDPLWEEAYRILMYGYYQKNNRSQAVKWFRRCKSLLQSELGVEPMTATVQMYEMVVGPESGGKAL, encoded by the coding sequence ATGAAAAAGATGAGAACGGTTACAGATTACAAATTAGTGATCGTCCATTCGGGAGCAGGCTATGGGAAAAGTACGGCCATCAGCCAATTCTTACAGGATGTACAACCAGAATATTGCTGGTACTCCATCACACAGACCGATGATGGACTGATCCCTTTTGTCACCAATATCGTCTATGGAATCCAAAAGCAGATCCCACATTTTGGAGAAGAACTAAGAGAGATGCTCCGGTCTATGGGACAATATATGAAGGAAGATGATATCCACCGGTTAAGTGCCCTGTTTATTAACGAATGCATGAAAATCCCCCGCTCCTTCACCATCATTGTAGATGACTATCATCTTGTGGATCATTCCTTTCTCATCAATCAATGGATGGAGAAAGTCATCGAACATTTACCCGGAAATATTCATTTCTTTCTTTCTACACGCACCAAACCTGCCTGGTCCTCATTTATTCAGCTTAAGATATCCGGTCAACTGATGGAGATATCAGAAAGTGATTTGTGCCTCAGGAAAGAAGAGGTGGAGCTACTATTAACGGGGTTTCATGAAACCCTCATCCCTGAATCCCAGCTCGATGCCATTTATGATTTGACCGAAGGCTGGGTCATCGCAGTCAGTATGATCCACTCGCAGCTTAAGGAAAATCCGGATATCCTTACGGTGGAAAAGCAGCATTCCTCCCTGGAAGAACTCTTTCATTACCTGGCCCAGGAAGTGCTCTCCAAGCAAACACCAATCGTGCAACAATTCCTTAAGCAGATTTCGATCCTGGATGAAATCAACGGAAATACATGCGAAGTGATCTTTGACCTGCCGGGATCCGAACAGATGCTGAAGCAGCTATCCGAAAAGAATGCTCTCCTACAGGAAATGAAAGGCTCTCATCACTTTCGTCTGCATGCCTTGTTCCAAACATTTTTAGAACGAAGATTGAAAGAAGAAAGCCCAGGGCTCTATAAGGAACTTCATTTGAAGTGCGCCCGATTCTTTGAAGGGATCGGGAAATGGGAGAAAGCCATCTTCCATTATTTGAAAATGGGGAATATCGAGGCAGTGTCCACGATCCTCGCCAAAGAAGCTGAAGGGATGATGAAGGGCGGGCAGCTCGAAACATTGGGGGATTATTTAAAAGGCATCCCGGATCATGTAAAGGATCAACATCATTCCCTGTGGTTTTATCAAGGTGAATTCTTTCGCTATCGTTCATTTTATGAAAAAGCAGAAAAAGCTTATACGAGGGGAGTAGAGCTGACATATAATGATCCGATTATGTTGAGTAAAGCATATGAAGGAATCGGAAGGATTTATTTAGATACGATTCAACCGGGAAAAGCGCAGCGGTTTTTACTTAAGGCCATTGAATGCCTTGAAGCCGGGGAGCAGGAATATGTAGAAGAAAAGAATCACCTGTACGTGTTAACAGCCGAGAACCTTGTAAACTCAGGAAAGGCGATACAGGCAAAGCTTTGGTATGACAAAGGAAAAAGGAACGGATTCATGAAAGAAGAAGGCAATCTCGAAGCAAGGATGCTGCTCAGGACTGGCAAGCTTCAAGAAGCCAAGCAGGTCCTGCTATACAAAGAAGGGGAAGATCAGCTACCGCAATCACACCGTGAGAAAGAATTGTTGCTTTCCCTCATTCAATCGTTCATGGGGAACGGGAATGAAGCCAAATCATTGGCACAGCATGGAATCAGTCAGGGAATAAAAGGGAAATCCCCGTTTGTGGAAGCCTGCGGGTGGATCAGGATGGGACATGCGGTTCAGCTGATCAGCGACTATGATACATCCCTGGCGAAAAACTGTTATGAAACCTCGCTAGAATTAATGAGTCAAATCAATGTCTCCAGGGGAAAAGCAGAACCGTTTATGGGATTGAGCATTCTTTATGCCCGGATGGGTGAGTTTCAAAGGGCGGAGGAACTGGCAGAAGAAGCGCTGCATGAAACGGAAAAGGTAGAGGACATGTGGCTGTATTCCCTTATCCTGCTCAGTATGGGGATCACGGGTTTCTACCGTGAAGAATGGGGAGAAGCAAGAACATGCTTTGACCGGGCGGAGAGACAATTTGATTCCTGCGGTGACCGATACGGCAAAACGATGACAAAGCTGTGGAAAAGCGCAGTCGCTTATAAAACCGATGATACTGCTTTGTTTATGGAGAGCATGACCTCCTGTTTGAATGAAGTACAGACAGGGGAATATGAATTCATCTTTTTTAAGCCGACGACATTCGGGCCAAAGGACCTGCAAAGCCTGGTTCCGTTAATCGTGAAAGCTTATCAGGCAGGAATCCATGCTCCGTACTGTCATCAACTGCTAACGAGATTGGGGTATGATTCGATCCCATCTCACCCGGGATATTCCATAAAGGTTCAAACCCTTGGCCGATTTGAAATCCAGTTAGGGGATCAGAGGGTCATGGAGAAGCAATGGCAAAGGGAGAAGGCAAAGGAATTATTTCAATATCTGCTGATCCATGGAAAGCAATTAAAGAGGAAGGAAGAAATCATCGAAGAGCTGTGGCCGGAGGGGAGTGGTTCCGACCGTGATTTCAAAGTGGCACTCAATGCCTTGAACAATGTATTGGAGCCGAATCGACAAGCAAGGGGAAAAGCTTTCTTCATCGGGAGGCATCAGGAAGGCTACGGACTGAATCCATCAGCAAATATCGAATACGATGCCGAACAATTTACGGGTTGGATCATGGAAGGGTTAAAGGAGAATGATGTAGAAAAGTCCATACAATATCTTGAAAGGGGCTTTCACTACTATAAAGGTGAGTTCCTGCCCGACCGAAAAGGCATGTGGTGGACGGGTAAGGAAAGGGAGAGGCTGCAGCTGCTGTACTTGAGGGGAATGGAAAAACGGGCACAGCTTGCTGTCAGGGCGGAAAAGGTAGACGAAGCTCTCGATTACTGCTTCTCCATCATCGACCATGATCCTCTCTGGGAGGAAGCTTACAGAATTCTCATGTACGGCTACTACCAAAAAAATAACCGATCGCAGGCCGTTAAATGGTTCAGACGGTGCAAATCCCTCCTTCAGTCTGAACTTGGTGTCGAACCGATGACGGCGACCGTTCAAATGTATGAAATGGTGGTGGGGCCAGAGAGTGGCGGAAAAGCACTTTAA
- a CDS encoding TVP38/TMEM64 family protein, with amino-acid sequence MNINTIKNWFTLENMMDLIQQYRSFGPIPGILLPLLEAFLPFLPLVVFVTANANAFGLWWGFLFSWIGATLGALIVFLLVRRYGETRVFRFLRKNKQVNRLTKWVDRHGFGPLFILLCFPFTPSAVVNVVAGLSSISIAQYMLAVVTGKMVMIFTISFIGYDIISLVKQPIRTVIVVAIIFVLWFVGKRIEIHLNKKMELDQRIERKKQEESN; translated from the coding sequence ATGAATATCAATACGATAAAAAATTGGTTTACGCTTGAAAATATGATGGATTTGATTCAGCAATATCGTTCATTTGGACCGATTCCCGGAATCCTCCTCCCGTTACTTGAGGCATTTCTTCCATTCCTGCCCCTGGTTGTATTTGTGACGGCCAATGCAAATGCATTCGGTTTATGGTGGGGCTTTTTGTTCTCATGGATCGGTGCTACGCTTGGTGCCCTGATCGTCTTTCTATTGGTAAGGAGATATGGGGAGACAAGGGTCTTTCGCTTCTTGAGGAAGAATAAGCAAGTGAATCGATTGACAAAATGGGTAGACAGGCATGGGTTTGGACCGCTGTTCATCCTCTTGTGTTTCCCGTTTACTCCGTCTGCGGTTGTAAATGTGGTGGCAGGGTTATCCTCCATCAGCATCGCTCAATATATGCTGGCAGTGGTAACGGGGAAAATGGTGATGATATTCACCATAAGTTTTATAGGATATGATATTATATCATTAGTTAAACAACCAATTCGTACTGTAATCGTTGTGGCTATTATTTTTGTGTTATGGTTTGTCGGAAAAAGAATTGAGATACATCTGAATAAGAAAATGGAATTAGACCAACGAATCGAACGGAAAAAGCAGGAGGAATCAAATTGA
- a CDS encoding substrate-binding domain-containing protein: protein MLSCLLVTASACSSESSSGSGDGEGKDQETVKIGVLASLTGALESYGKQTKQGFELGLEYATDGKMEVAGKKIEVVYEDTETKPEVAVQKATKLLEEDEVDFLVGSSSSGDTLAVLPLAEEYEKIMIVEPAVADSITGSEFNPYIFRTARNSSQDAVAGAAAIAKDGVKIATLAPDYSFGRDGVAAFKEAAEKLGADIVLEEYADPAATDFTSNIQKVIDSKPDYLFVIWAGANSPWNQIADMKLQEKGIKISTGAPDIAALSAMEPLVGMEGFSVYYHELPDNEINDWLVEEHQKKYDEVPDLFTPGGMSSAISIVEAIKKTEGDLDADTLIDTMEGMSFETPKGTMTFREEDHQALQTLYAIKLEKKEGVPYPVPVLIRELSPEETAPPIRN from the coding sequence ATGTTGTCATGTCTGTTGGTTACGGCGAGTGCCTGCAGTTCGGAAAGCAGCAGTGGATCAGGGGACGGGGAAGGGAAGGACCAGGAAACGGTGAAAATCGGGGTGCTTGCTTCCCTGACCGGGGCACTGGAGTCATACGGTAAGCAGACGAAGCAGGGATTTGAATTGGGTCTTGAGTATGCGACGGATGGAAAGATGGAAGTGGCAGGAAAGAAAATAGAAGTAGTCTATGAAGATACCGAAACAAAGCCCGAGGTAGCGGTTCAGAAAGCGACGAAATTATTAGAAGAGGATGAAGTCGATTTCCTGGTGGGGTCTTCAAGCTCAGGTGACACCCTGGCCGTGCTCCCTCTTGCAGAGGAGTATGAAAAAATCATGATTGTCGAACCTGCAGTTGCGGACAGCATCACAGGATCAGAGTTTAATCCATATATCTTCCGGACCGCACGGAACTCTTCACAGGATGCTGTTGCAGGTGCTGCGGCGATCGCGAAGGATGGGGTGAAGATTGCCACTCTGGCACCGGATTACTCTTTTGGACGCGACGGGGTGGCAGCTTTTAAGGAAGCAGCCGAAAAACTCGGAGCAGACATCGTCCTTGAAGAATATGCCGACCCGGCAGCGACGGATTTTACCTCCAACATCCAGAAGGTCATCGATAGTAAACCGGATTATCTTTTTGTCATCTGGGCAGGGGCCAATTCTCCCTGGAATCAGATAGCGGATATGAAGCTTCAGGAAAAAGGGATCAAAATATCCACGGGAGCACCTGATATCGCGGCACTTTCTGCTATGGAACCCCTTGTCGGGATGGAAGGATTCAGTGTTTATTACCATGAGCTGCCTGACAATGAGATCAATGACTGGTTAGTGGAAGAGCATCAGAAGAAATATGATGAAGTACCGGATCTCTTTACTCCTGGCGGTATGAGTTCGGCGATTTCCATTGTCGAGGCGATCAAGAAAACGGAAGGTGATCTGGATGCCGATACACTTATCGACACGATGGAAGGCATGAGCTTTGAGACGCCGAAAGGGACGATGACGTTCCGTGAAGAAGATCATCAGGCCCTTCAAACACTGTACGCCATTAAGCTTGAAAAGAAGGAAGGAGTTCCATATCCTGTACCGGTATTGATCAGGGAACTTTCTCCTGAAGAAACCGCGCCGCCAATCCGTAACTAA
- a CDS encoding S9 family peptidase: MNKSMTIKDLYEIKAVSDPRLSPGGDEAVFVQTVMCEEKDEYFSTLHSIDLKEKSIRQWTFGEQRISSPRWSPDGKRIAFISNRSGVNQLYLIRRDGGEAEQVTDCRTSVSNPVWSPCGEKIALSIRLEKCGTFDHKEEKEGKLKPFATTSMKYKSDDRGFHDDSYSQMAYVNVDTKEMKRLTDDEHDYTLHSWSPDGKYLAVSTDRKEDRDFSFQSDLYLFHLGTKEMKQVNGEQGYYGEASWSPDSTRLAYIGHNREFENATHNKIYIHELETGYSVCLTEGMDVPVGDYLNSDSIQGSSRTGIQWSKDNESFYFLASDSGNTVLYYAHIEGAIYPALLQEEQHVYGFDLDSDRQTILLAMSRPTEPGELYTLHVPTGELTPITRLNGDLLAARELSSPESFMYNGAKDWPVQGWIMKPAGFEEGKKYPLIVEIHGGPHTMYGNTFFHEFQVLTNSGYAVLYVNPRGSHGYGQEFVDAVRGDYGGGDYEDIMKAVDYALKEFPFIDESRLGVTGGSYGGFMTNWIIGHSDRFKAAVTQRSISNWISFYGVSDIGYYFSEWQIQSDLGDVETLWKHSPLAYVKEMDTPLLILHSEKDYRCPIEQAEQLFIALKRENKEAKFVRFPESNHNLSRTGKPSMREARLQEIVDWFGEHL, translated from the coding sequence ATGAATAAAAGCATGACCATAAAAGACCTTTATGAAATAAAGGCTGTATCGGATCCAAGGCTCTCACCGGGTGGAGATGAAGCTGTATTTGTTCAAACGGTGATGTGTGAAGAAAAAGATGAATATTTCTCAACCTTACATAGTATCGACCTAAAAGAAAAATCCATTCGTCAATGGACGTTTGGGGAACAGCGAATTTCGTCACCAAGATGGTCACCTGATGGAAAAAGGATTGCTTTCATCTCCAACCGGTCCGGTGTGAATCAGCTCTATCTCATCCGACGGGATGGAGGGGAAGCAGAGCAGGTCACGGACTGTCGGACTTCGGTCTCGAATCCTGTGTGGTCCCCATGCGGTGAAAAGATTGCCTTATCCATTCGCTTAGAAAAATGCGGAACGTTCGATCACAAAGAAGAAAAAGAGGGAAAATTAAAACCTTTTGCTACAACAAGCATGAAATATAAAAGTGATGATCGCGGCTTCCATGATGATTCATATTCACAGATGGCATATGTGAATGTAGATACGAAGGAAATGAAAAGGCTCACGGATGATGAACATGACTACACGCTTCATTCATGGTCCCCGGATGGAAAGTACCTTGCCGTATCGACAGACAGGAAAGAAGACAGGGACTTTTCATTTCAGTCCGATTTATATCTTTTTCACCTTGGCACTAAAGAGATGAAACAAGTGAACGGAGAGCAGGGATACTACGGGGAAGCAAGCTGGTCCCCGGATAGCACGCGCCTCGCCTATATTGGTCATAATCGTGAATTTGAAAACGCCACACATAATAAGATATATATTCACGAACTTGAGACAGGATACTCCGTTTGCCTCACTGAAGGAATGGATGTGCCGGTAGGGGATTACCTTAACAGCGACAGCATCCAGGGCTCGTCACGTACGGGGATACAGTGGTCTAAGGACAATGAAAGTTTTTACTTTCTGGCATCGGACTCGGGGAATACGGTCCTCTATTATGCTCACATCGAGGGGGCCATTTATCCTGCACTCTTACAGGAAGAGCAGCATGTCTACGGCTTCGACCTGGATTCGGACCGCCAAACCATCCTATTGGCCATGAGCAGACCGACAGAACCAGGGGAATTGTATACACTGCATGTCCCAACCGGAGAACTCACCCCCATCACCCGTTTAAACGGGGATCTGCTTGCCGCGAGGGAACTGTCCTCTCCGGAATCGTTCATGTACAACGGGGCAAAAGATTGGCCGGTCCAAGGCTGGATCATGAAACCTGCGGGGTTTGAGGAAGGAAAGAAGTATCCCCTTATTGTCGAAATTCATGGCGGTCCTCATACGATGTACGGAAACACATTCTTTCATGAGTTCCAGGTCCTCACAAACTCAGGCTATGCTGTCTTATACGTCAATCCCCGTGGAAGTCACGGCTACGGTCAGGAGTTCGTCGATGCCGTAAGGGGTGATTATGGCGGCGGGGATTACGAAGATATCATGAAGGCAGTGGATTACGCACTGAAGGAATTTCCGTTCATCGATGAATCCCGCCTTGGCGTGACCGGTGGAAGCTATGGTGGCTTCATGACCAACTGGATCATCGGTCACAGCGACAGGTTCAAAGCAGCTGTGACCCAGCGATCGATCAGTAACTGGATCAGCTTTTATGGAGTAAGTGATATCGGATACTATTTCTCCGAGTGGCAGATCCAAAGCGACCTTGGGGACGTTGAAACTCTGTGGAAGCACTCTCCTCTCGCCTATGTGAAGGAAATGGACACTCCTCTATTGATCCTTCACAGCGAAAAGGATTACCGCTGTCCGATCGAGCAGGCAGAACAGTTATTCATCGCATTAAAACGGGAGAATAAAGAGGCGAAGTTCGTCCGCTTCCCGGAATCCAACCACAATCTCTCCCGGACAGGAAAGCCATCCATGCGGGAAGCCCGTTTGCAGGAAATCGTCGACTGGTTCGGGGAGCATTTATAG
- a CDS encoding competence protein ComK, translated as MREKSRIIEEYEVNPHTMILQPMEYGARTFTKIIEVDDVLISPFKPFDILKKSCEFFGCSYEGRKEGTKKLTGIIYKAPIMVNPDMSIYLFPTSSPVKQECAWISHSHVRGYERLTNGSTRIFLQNNESCTVPISYSSFENQMLRTSDLRIAYTQRIAKMESKYNTKVQSEMNNVKTFYLNRHIHKTDA; from the coding sequence ATGAGAGAAAAATCTCGAATTATAGAAGAATATGAAGTGAATCCCCATACGATGATCCTTCAGCCTATGGAATATGGCGCCAGGACATTTACGAAAATAATAGAGGTGGATGACGTATTGATTTCTCCGTTCAAACCCTTTGATATCCTCAAGAAAAGTTGTGAATTCTTTGGCTGTTCTTATGAAGGCAGGAAAGAAGGTACGAAGAAACTTACGGGTATCATCTACAAAGCCCCCATCATGGTCAACCCTGATATGTCCATTTATCTATTCCCGACATCATCTCCAGTAAAGCAGGAATGTGCATGGATTTCCCACTCCCATGTCCGGGGATACGAACGGTTGACAAATGGATCAACACGAATCTTCTTACAAAACAATGAATCCTGCACGGTGCCCATTTCTTACAGTTCTTTTGAAAACCAAATGCTCCGCACCTCAGATCTGCGCATTGCCTATACACAGCGGATCGCCAAAATGGAAAGTAAATATAATACGAAGGTCCAGAGTGAAATGAATAATGTAAAAACGTTCTATTTGAATCGACATATACACAAAACCGATGCGTGA